A part of Aegilops tauschii subsp. strangulata cultivar AL8/78 chromosome 2, Aet v6.0, whole genome shotgun sequence genomic DNA contains:
- the LOC109757103 gene encoding uncharacterized protein encodes MVGAVAPPIPAPSPPLQMVYVLTVYNKRDKQHCIQIHVHREIPDGISVPTELQSVDDYPDNQFTFSVKHLAPISLTCLMPPSYLSHHPPYFFLSVQWLDTVKVSTLCHMLESIWAHQSAQEVVFEWVQGFTLSHLGFDGGIIIRMSDSTMAPVDARVVGEILSVEDVVQRLINYDEEQCLETFIRGLHVCAICFSEHPDNSDAPFDSWILSLLLISQLHLHCNLNLLF; translated from the exons ATGGTCGGAGCTGTAGCGCCTCCAATTCCGGCTCCATCTCCACCCTTACAG ATGGTTTACGTCTTAACTGTCTACAACAAAAGGGATAAGCAGCACTGCATCCAG ATCCATGTGCACCGTGAAATTCCAGATGGTATCAGTGTGCCCACAGAACTCCAGAGTGTTGATGATTACCCAGACAACCAGTTCACATTCAGTGTCAAGCACTTGGCTCCAATATCACTGACATGCCTTATGCCTCCATCATACCTGAGCCATCATCCTCCATACTTCTTTCTCAGTGTACAGTGGTTGGATACTGTGAAGGTCTCAACCCTTTGTCACATGCTTGAATCGATTTGGGCACATCAGTCTGCACAGGAAGTTGTTTTTGAGTGGGTGCAGGGCTTTACGCTCTCTCATCTTGGTTTTGATGGCGGGATAATCATACGCATGTCTGATAGTACGATGGCTCCTGTGGATGCTCGGGTTGTTGGAGAGATTCTGTCTGTAGAGGATGTTGTTCAACGGTTGATCAACTACGATGAAGAGCAATGCCTTGAAACATTTATTCGGGGCCTCCATGTCTGCGCAATTTGTTTCAGTGAGCACCCAGATAATTCAGATGCTCCATTTGATTCTTGGATACTCTCCCTGCTGCTCATTTCACAACTACATCTTCATTGTAACTTAAATTTGTTGTTTTGA